In Mobula hypostoma chromosome 18, sMobHyp1.1, whole genome shotgun sequence, one genomic interval encodes:
- the pcbd1 gene encoding pterin-4-alpha-carbinolamine dehydratase — MAGKAHRLNPDQREQLLPNLRAVGWAEVEGRDAIYKEFVFKNFNQAFGFMTRVALQAEKMDHHPEWFNVYNKVHITLSTHECGGLSERDIKLATFMEESTVGQ, encoded by the exons ATG GCAGGAAAGGCACACAGACTGAATCCTGATCAACGTGAGCAGCTGCTGCCCAATCTCAGAGCTGTGGGGTGGGCTGAAGTAGAGGGCAGAGATGCAATTTATAAGGAGTTTGTCTTTAAAAACTTTAACCAG GCTTTTGGTTTCATGACGAGAGTGGCGCTGCAAGCAGAGAAAATGGATCATCACCCTGAATGGTTCAACGTCTATAATAAG GTCCACATAACTCTAAGCACACACGAGTGTGGCGGGCTCTCTGAGCGAGACATTAAACTGGCTACCTTCATGGAAGAATCCACCGTTGGTCAGTGA